AACCGGGCGGGTAGACTTCAATGAGTCTAGATTGATCCACAAGAAGGAGCATAAGCGATGCAGTTTGTGCTGTCGAGATAAGGTATTTGTACATAGAAGCGTTCTCAAGATACGAACCCGGTGTGTCAATGGTGTTTTTTCCATAAATAACATCCTGGGTCTTTTTCAAGGGTCTAGCGGACTCATTTAAAACATTGGTCAGTGTGGATTTACCAGATTTGGTCGGTCCGACGACCATAATTCGCTTCTTCATGTGCGTGTTATTTTGGCAGGCGTGAAGCCTAACAGCTTTTCCAAGGTGTCATTAATGGCCATCATAGCTGCCTCTACACTTGCTACATCACCAGATATGACCAGCGATCCTGTAAAACGATCTAGAAAACCGATCTCGATGTCCGATGTCTTCGTGGCAATATCGGCTGCTATTATTGCCGTCTCACTCGGAGTGAGGGTCGAAATTCCAATCGCTCCTGTTTCTTCAATTCCCAGGCGTTCATAAATCTCTTGTACGGGCGAAGCTATGATGTGAGCCAGCGTGACTTGCTTGCCGGGCACATATTCCTGGATAATACGTTTTCGATCAAATTCATCGGCCCCACTCATAAAATCCCTCCGTCCGCTCTATAGTTTTAATGTTTGATGACTTTAACTTGTAAGTCATAACCCTTGATAAACTCTTCGAGTTCATCAAGCTCATCTTCCTTAAAGCTTAAATCATCTGTGATAGCGTAGTTCATGTCCAGTTGCTTATACTTGTTGATACCCAATTTATGATAGGGAAGCAAGTCGATACCTTGAAAGTTCTTATATCGTTTGAAGGGTAGTAGAAATTTCAGGGTTTTGGCGAGGGTGTCTTCACTATCATTCAATCCCCTAATGAGAGGCATCCTGACTTTGACATTAAATCCACGGCGTATGAGTTCCGTTAGGTT
This sequence is a window from Desulfosporosinus sp. Sb-LF. Protein-coding genes within it:
- a CDS encoding BMC domain-containing protein; translated protein: MSGADEFDRKRIIQEYVPGKQVTLAHIIASPVQEIYERLGIEETGAIGISTLTPSETAIIAADIATKTSDIEIGFLDRFTGSLVISGDVASVEAAMMAINDTLEKLLGFTPAKITRT
- a CDS encoding EutP/PduV family microcompartment system protein gives rise to the protein MKKRIMVVGPTKSGKSTLTNVLNESARPLKKTQDVIYGKNTIDTPGSYLENASMYKYLISTAQTASLMLLLVDQSRLIEVYPPGFAKSFTCPVIGVITKIDLAPENANSCIQQLKRIGIIEPYFWISLKDNTGVEALKQYLLGKQETSKKN